The following are encoded together in the Vigna unguiculata cultivar IT97K-499-35 chromosome 2, ASM411807v1, whole genome shotgun sequence genome:
- the LOC114173476 gene encoding pentatricopeptide repeat-containing protein At5g65560-like translates to MKKSQPLFLLLHHHNRKPFSSAAPFPHQPSLPSQIFLILSRPQWRKDPSLDSLIPALTPSLLSSLFNLNPDPLTALNFFRWIRHKHSFVHTLGTYESLLLILVRHGTLRAAENVRNSMIKCCASAHDARFVLNLLRRMNTAPEGHELSFKLSITSYNRLLMCLSHFSLFDEMISLYKEMLDDNGDGSGNGNGDVFPNLITLNTMLNSYCKLGNMYVARLFLTRLLICGFSPDSFTYASLILGYCRSNDVERAYRVFQIMPQGRNAVPYTNLIHGLCEAGRLDDALNLWSQMRENGCFPTVRTYTVLIGALCESGKEVVALSLFGEMVERGCEPNVYTYTVLIDYFCKQSRMEEAVAMLNKMVEKGMAPSIVSYNALIGGYCKQGRMEDAMGVLGLMESKKVCPDVRTYNELICGFCEGKSMDRAMALLNKMVENKLSPNVITYNTLIHGLCKTGVVDSASRLFHLMIKDGFSPDERTFSAFIGSFCRMGRVEEANQILESLKEKNVKANAHIYTALLEGYCQSGKIEDALLLFKRMVAEDCLPNSVMFNVLIDGLRKEGKTQDAMLLVEDMGKFGVKPTLYTYTILVEEALKEFDFGRANEILNQIISSGYQPNVVTYTAFIKAYCSQGRLEEAEEMVVKIKNEGILLDPLIYNLLINAYGCMGLLDSAFGVLKRMFDTGFEPSYQTYSILMKHLIFEKHKEGSNHVGLDLSNVSFNNADIWNKIDFEITTMLFEKMAVCGCVPNLNTYSKLIRGFCRVGRLDIAFSLYHDMRRSEISPSESIHNSLLSSCCKLGMFVEAMTLLDSMMECGHLAHLESYKLLICGLFEQMDKEKAEAVFHSLLRCGYNYDEVAWKILIDGLARNGYVDQCTELLSLMKKNGCHLHSGTCSMLMQELNRVEENDC, encoded by the coding sequence ATGAAAAAATCCCAACCCCTGTTCCTTCTTCTGCACCATCACAATCGCAAACCCTTCTCTTCCGCTGCTCCTTTCCCTCACCAACCTTCTCTCCCCTCTCAAATCTTCCTCATTCTCTCTCGCCCCCAATGGCGAAAAGACCCTTCCCTTGATTCCCTAATCCCTGCCCTAACCCCTTCCCTTCTCTCCTCTCTCTTCAATCTCAACCCCGACCCTCTCACCGCCCTAAATTTCTTCCGATGGATCCGCCACAAACATTCCTTCGTCCACACCCTCGGCACCTACGAGTCCCTCCTTCTTATCCTCGTTCGACACGGAACCCTTCGTGCCGCCGAGAATGTCCGCAACTCTATGATCAAGTGCTGCGCCTCCGCACACGACGCCAGGTTTGTGCTGAATCTCCTCCGCCGAATGAACACCGCCCCCGAGGGTCACGAACTCTCGTTTAAGCTCTCTATCACTTCCTATAATAGACTCCTCATGTGCTTGTCTCATTTTTCTCTGTTCGATGAAATGATAAGTTTGTATAAGGAGATGTTGGATGATAACGGGGATGGCAGTGGTAATGGAAATGGTGATGTTTTCCCTAACTTGATCACGTTGAATACCATGTTGAATTCTTATTGCAAATTGGGGAACATGTATGTGGCAAGACTGTTTTTGACTAGGTTGTTAATATGTGGGTTTTCTCCCGATTCGTTTACGTATGCTTCCTTGATATTGGGTTATTGTAGAAGCAATGATGTAGAGAGAGCTTATAGAGTGTTTCAGATTATGCCGCAGGGGAGGAATGCAGTTCCATATACTAATCTTATACATGGGCTTTGTGAAGCTGGGAGGCTTGATGATGCTCTTAACTTGTGGTCGCAGATGAGGGAGAATGGTTGTTTCCCCACGGTTCGGACTTATACTGTTCTCATCGGTGCGTTGTGCGAGTCCGGGAAAGAGGTGGTGGCTTTGAGTCTTTTTGGGGAGATGGTGGAAAGAGGTTGTGAGCCTAATGTTTATACTTATACTGTTTTGATTGATTATTTTTGCAAGCAGAGTAGGATGGAGGAGGCCGTGGCAATGTTAAACAAAATGGTGGAGAAAGGCATGGCTCCTAGCATTGTCTCGTACAATGCCTTGATTGGTGGTTATTGTAAACAGGGGAGGATGGAGGATGCTATGGGGGTTTTGGGTCTGATGGAGTCGAAGAAAGTTTGTCCCGATGTGCGGACGTATAATGAGTTGATTTGTGGTTTTTGTGAGGGTAAAAGTATGGATAGGGCAATGGCTCTACTTAATAAAATGGTTGAGAATAAATTGTCACCAAATGTTATTACATATAACACATTAATACATGGGTTGTGTAAAACAGGAGTTGTAGATAGTGCATCTCGCTTGTTTCATTTGATGATTAAAGATGGTTTCAGTCCGGATGAGCGGACTTTTAGTGCTTTTATTGGCTCCTTCTGTAGAATGGGCAGGGTTGAAGAAGCTAATCAGATCTTGGAATCCCTCAAGGAAAAAAATGTCAAAGCAAATGCACATATATACACAGCTTTGCTTGAGGGATACTGCCAAAGTGGGAAAATTGAAGATGCCCTACTATTGTTCAAAAGGATGGTTGCAGAGGACTGTTTGCCTAACTCAGTCATGTTCAATGTATTGATAGATGGCTTACGCAAAGAGGGTAAAACGCAAGATGCAATGTTGTTGGTGGAAGACATGGGAAAGTTTGGTGTGAAGCCCACTCTTTATACTTATACCATTCTTGTTGAGGAAGCATTGAAAGAATTTGACTTTGGCCGAGCTAATGAAATTCTCAACCAAATCATTTCTTCTGGATATCAGCCTAATGTTGTCACGTATACTGCATTTATCAAGGCATATTGTAGCCAAGGAAGATTAGAGGAGGCCGAAGAGATGGTGGTCAAGATTAAAAATGAAGGCATATTGCTTGACCCCTTaatctataatttattaattaatgcaTATGGATGTATGGGACTACTTGATAGCGCATTTGGTGTTCTCAAACGCATGTTTGACACTGGCTTCGAGCCTTCTTATCAAACATACTCCATTCTAATGAAGCATCTAATCTTTGAAAAACATAAGGAAGGCAGCAATCATGTGGGGCTTGATTTAAGTAATGTATCTTTTAACAATGCAGATATATggaataaaattgattttgaaatcaCTACCATGCTCTTTGAGAAAATGGCAGTATGTGGCTGTGTGCCCAATCTTAACACTTACAGCAAGCTTATTAGAGGGTTTTGCAGAGTAGGACGTTTGGACATAGCCTTCAGTTTGTATCATGATATGAGGAGAAGTGAAATCTCTCCCTCTGAAAGTATTCATAATTCTCTTCTTAGCAGTTGTTGCAAGTTGGGAATGTTTGTGGAAGCAATGACACTGTTAGATTCTATGATGGAATGTGGTCATTTAGCCCATCTGGAATCATATAAGCTTCTTATTTGTGGGCTGTTTGAACAAATGGACAAAGAAAAGGCTGAAGCAGTTTTTCATAGTTTACTACGATGTGGGTATAATTATGATGAAGTGGCTTGGAAAATTCTAATTGATGGCTTAGCTAGGAATGGATATGTTGATCAATGCACAGAATTGCTGAGCCTTATGAAGAAGAATGGCTGCCATTTACATTCTGGAACATGCTCTATGTTAATGCAGGAACTGAATAGAGTTGAAGAAAATGATTGTTAA